The sequence tatatatatatattttattattgttttttatgacCTCGAAAATTACATGTAGGACCACTAGGAATTATTGGTAGGAGACACATCAAACTCTTGAATGTAACTGTTACAAcaactgctgctgctgctgccatCTCAACTAATGTGCTCACATTTCACACCCCCACTGGTTGCCAAAATCCAAGGgaatcaattattaaatattaacaatcaacatgcaataataataataattataattataattataattataattataataataataattattatatatattttttgtgtgTCGGCATCTTCATGCGTCTTACTCAACTCTGTACTCTATTATTTAATGTATCTTTATGTATAATTCCGTTcttgattttgaattatatcAATACTACCATTTTAATacctgaaaattaaaaaaataaattatttttttcatggatgAAAGAAACTAAACATAGAAGTTATAGTAATGgttaatatttaacaatattatttataaatattaatttaaacaagTCGGTGGGGAGATGGACTAGTCATCGAATTTCCCAGTGGTGAGAAATGAACCACTTCGTGtttgataataattaatgaattaattaaaagttatcTCTTCCTATATAATAATGTATATGTACCAAAGAGTCCATGACCTACTACTATTAATGAGTTTTGGTTAAGCATTCTCCTTCTCTAAGCACCGACTACTcacaaatgaaaatgaaatccCTTCTACAAAGACATGGACAAACCaccagaaaaaataaaaaaaataaaaaataaaaaaggctaAGTATCATACCTTGCACAAATCTTTGTCTTTCTTCAAAGCATCAAAACAAAGCTTctcttatgtatttttgttgttgtagaAATAAAACAAGGACTATATGAACATATACAAACTTTGAAGAAAcactacatttttttttttttttggtgtagtTTTATCTATGCAATGTATATACAAACTCAAGACGAAAACCAAAACTCAAACTCttataatcaagttattcaTGTGTAGACCGGAATCAAttaaccgttcatctcttcggTGGTGATGCCGGAGGGCATGACTCGACGAGGATGGACCATAGGATGTGCACATCCTCATAAGGACAAGACTTCACATCCTCGTAGAGTATGTATATTCCTCTACCTATGaaaacaatcaacaaaaacaaagatgaatgcGCCATGCATTATATATCGGTTAAGTTAGTAAATAtagatatgaatatatatatatataactgaggctcgaagaagaggaaaagaaggAGAACTTACTCTTCTTGTTATTAGAATGAATGCGAAGCCAGAGCTTCTTGAATGGAGAGAAGAGGGAGTGAAGCCACCCCATGGCCATGGGGTAGGGAATAAGAACTATATATGCtcttatttaaatattgaaccTATATTTGGGGTTCATTCACTATTTCACTTGCGTTCCTTTGTTAACCACTCATGTTTCATGAgctttctttttctattgttacCATGTCTTTGTCCACATAAGTCTCAATCATGTATTTGAGTTGGTATCAAGTGTTTGATTTGTGAAtttcatttttgtatattttagatTGAGATGTGTggagtaaataaaattaattgttttgaaCCAAGTTAGTTTGGTCAATATTATttgtttgggttttgttttttataaattttaactGGACCGAGAAAGTTAACTAAATTCATTAATATTGATTTATTGATGGTAATCTGGTCTAAAATCATTGTCATCATGTAAACCTTCATAAGTACTACATTATGCATGTTGATTTTTCACTTCTTTGTAATATAAATGAGTAAattatacataatatttaaaaataatgaagataCATGCTTAAAAGAACAGAGGTGCATTAGTTTCAAGATAAAGTGTCTACTTTGAAACTTGAAAAATGGGCAAAAGTTAATGCCTGAAAGacacttttgttttgataaagaGAGAAACCAAGAAAAACACATGTTTGTACATGAGAAAATgttgtttaatttcattttagAGTAGAACTCACACATTcatatgcaatatatatatagagcacatttattaaatattggTTCATGTGATATCAAAATTTGTAAATCAAGAAAAGTGAGCTTTTCTTTGTGAGTGATGAGTAAGCAATCATGCACTTTAAGGAACTCATGTGAGCTTTCAAGAGGTAGGATTTCATTTTGATGAGCCAGTAACAAGACTTCCTTACTGAATCAGGATGCACTATTTCTGCAGATATATTTTTGCAATTACAAAAGAGCAAAATCTCTTACATAGACTGATTGGTGTATTTCAGATAATTTAAGAATTACTGCAATTTTATGGCCTTTGacataaattaaatagttttcCACGAAGTAGAATTGCGATGAGATATTCTGATATTGTATTCAGAAACGACAATGTTTTACTGAATCAGGGTCAAATTTCAGTGATTCATTCCGCCTAGTGATACAACGGTATCCAAACACACTAGTGTCATCTCCACAAACAGAAACATTTTACAGATTCAGGACCAAATTCCTGCTGTATTAGCGAAAATTCAAGCTTAATGGTAAGTGAAGAACAGTATTCAGACAGATtggttttatcttttatcttgcAGGAACCATCAAAACTATAACAGCTATTCACAAACACTTCATAGTTCTTTTATCGACAACTCGATCTGAAATTCAGGAGAGGCATATGAGATGCTTAATTAATCATAAAGTAAGCGTACTTGGCAAGCACTCAATGGTTTATTAGGATAATAGAGTCATAAATAGATGTTTGACAACCATTAAACCATATCCATGTGCAGCAATTTGAATGCAAGTATCGGTCTTGATTGACATAAATAGCTCAACTTGATACAATGAAATTTTGCTAACTTGAGAATGAACTGCTAAAACTCGTAAGAGTCATAAATAGCTGTTTGACAACCATTAAACCATATCCATGTGCAGCAATTTTAATGCAAGATATATCAGTCTTGATTGACATAAATAGTTCAACCTGATCCAACGAAAATTTGCTACTTGAGAATGAATTGCTACTTGAGAATGAACTACTTAAATTTGTATTATCATTTTGGGAAAAATTACAGCATTGATGCAGAAATTTGTGAATATGGGTAAAGAAAATTTGCTGCAGAACAGAAGAAATTATATTAAGTGATCGAAGTTAAATACAAAGGGCGAAAATTCTCTTTGTGAATACCATGAAAGATTAGTGCTTGTTCTTGtgtaaatcttttatacttgtgagaatatgaatttttgtgatttgcTGTAGACTCATTAATAGAAATATGAGTATCTGATGCAGAACTTGCTGGACTTCGGAGTGGATAGAAATTCAATTTATAAGGAAATTTTGGTACAGAACATGACAAATAAAATCTAGTTCTTAAagttataataaatatagaatGGATGGAAAGATTGTCCATTTCTCAACGATCACACGAGTGTCATGAATCATAAGTATATGTTACTTGtattgtttctttatttattgttcttctAGTGTGAAGTCTTGATTCAGAAATAGCCTAAATTCCTACAGCAGCTTCAATCAAAGatacaaaatcatcaaatatgaGACACAAAACTCACATTCTAttcaaacaaattcaaaagtCGATATCTCAGCACATCATTGTAAGAAATAACTCACTGAAGTATTTGTTACCACTCAAGAGGAGGAATTAAAAGATATCCTCCGGTGTCACAGACAGCTAGCTAATCATTATTCATTCCTCCACGCATGCAAGATCAAAGAAAATCCGAGGCCTCGAAGCTGAGAGTCTCCGAGTATCTGAGACGAAGACCAAGGCAACAACTTGTCAGTAGACATACAAGTTTGAAACATAAACACTGCATTTCCTGTGGGTGTGCCAAACAACCAATTGTGCACATCCCAGATCACTTCGACAGGAAGGCCGTCAATTAAGATCGTCTGGTTGCCCCGGAATTTCCAAGACAGTCTCTTCACCTGCATCACTCTCTTCTTATCGATACGAATCTCGAGACTAGGTTCCTTAAGCCCAATTGTCTCGCATTCTATTGCAATATCATGAACTTGGCCATTGTCACAGAATTGAGCCTTTGTGCAGTAAAACTTCTTGCCAAAAATGTGTTCTTTTTTAGCTACAAGGACAGCATTTGAAGGAGGAGGGCTGGCATTCGTCTTTCGATAAGCTTCTTTGATAAGATCACCAATAAGGAGGACCATTTCAAGATCAAATGTCACTGCAACAAAGAAAGCTTCCAATGGCTCAGGACTGGCTCCAAATTTAGCAGTGGAGAGGTCCCAAAAGATGTCAACTTTGCAATTATCAGCCTCCAAGCTCTTGGATCCTTTCCTCTTTGAGAATAACCATGGCTTGATATCAACCTTGGAGATGCATTGATTGCTGGAATCATCAATGGAAACACTCAAGGCTTGCCCCATCAAGTTCTTGCTCCAAGTGACAGTGATGATGCAGGAATGGCCACAGAGATTGGTCTGGTAAAGGCATGTGACAAGGCTCTGAGCAGTCTTGCTTCCATTTGAGGAGGAATCAGCAATCTGAACTCCATTCTCCCCAAAACAAGAAGGAAAGTCCCTCATTCTCAAATTAGAAatcacacaaacacaaaaatcaccagagaaaaaaagagaaaggatcAAGTAAAAatcattcctttttttatttcctctTTTGGAGACTGATTTCTACCTCATTATaccaagaaaatcaagaaaggAAGGAAGTCAAGGTCCTGTTTTGCTGCAACTAAAGAGCTCTCTCAAAGCCAAAGACAAGCTTGTTGAATGTGCATAGTTATAAGAACAATAAAGAACAAACATACAAAAGTAGACAAACAAGCACTTGTTTAACTGTCAGAAACCATAATACAATTCATTGCTtggcagaagaagaagaagaagaagggaacaTTACTTGGATAACAACATCTCAAAATTGTTTAGCTGTCAAAAGACATTCTTTGCTGAATATTATGATCTCTCTTTGCAAAGATGGTCTTGGAGTTGGTCATCTGTGTGAGGCATagccacaacaacaataatgacagcacaaattattttgaaaaataaataaataaataaaaggaaattgtttatgtgcttttgtttttataaatgtttcatttttgtttccattctcTCTTGGGTTAGTTagttgttaaataaaaaaaaaaattccctgaACTGTATATATATTGGTTAAATATGGACAAATTAAGCGTGGACAGACATGGAATTACTATTTTAACATACATGTAATATTACCCTGTGTGAActgagatttaaattttttttttttagaaaaaaacacaatttcTCGGTATAAAAGATCTGGTGCTAATATAGTGCACGAGggttgattatatatatatatatatattaaaattaataaggaaaaaaaagtgaAGCAGTATGATGAAGTTGAGTGCTGGTGGAAGGACTTTCATGATAGGCATTGATGCAGCTCTATGCACTCCATGGGATCTTTTCATCAATTAAAAAGTTTagtgattcttttttttttttttggtgtttattAGTACTTTATGCAgttgaaaaaaaatccaactcattaacaaatattttaaatataaaatgacTACAAAAATCTATATCCTTAATAGTTTGTTATAGAATTTTTacgtttaaattttaaaaaattataaaattaataatatatatatatataatgtaaggCTTACTGACAAAATCTGACTGACAAGTCAAATGGaaacaaacaaaaggaaattttGTATCTTTAGTGGGAGGAAAAGGAAACTGTTGATCATGATAActaattaagtttttaaattttgcagaaacaccatcaaaatattttttaataactatatcGCAGTATTTGCAAAAGTGGCATGGATTTGAAATTTTACTGCAACCCACAACCTCCCAAAatagtataaattttttcaaattgactattttttttgcaaaaatgaGGTAGAGTATTTTAGGTTTGTTTggattaattttgaaaaatctagaagtgtttttttataagttaagtatttctgggttcaaaaaaaattgtttgtgatggcttttctgcaaaagcagaagctgtaaaaaaaaactaaaaaaagttattttcagaagctagtcatgaccagtttttgaaaaaaactgttttttagcttatt comes from Dioscorea cayenensis subsp. rotundata cultivar TDr96_F1 chromosome 15, TDr96_F1_v2_PseudoChromosome.rev07_lg8_w22 25.fasta, whole genome shotgun sequence and encodes:
- the LOC120277004 gene encoding uncharacterized protein LOC120277004 isoform X1, yielding MRDFPSCFGENGVQIADSSSNGSKTAQSLVTCLYQTNLCGHSCIITVTWSKNLMGQALSVSIDDSSNQCISKVDIKPWLFSKRKGSKSLEADNCKVDIFWDLSTAKFGASPEPLEAFFVAVTFDLEMVLLIGDLIKEAYRKTNASPPPSNAVLVAKKEHIFGKKFYCTKAQFCDNGQVHDIAIECETIGLKEPSLEIRIDKKRVMQVKRLSWKFRGNQTILIDGLPVEVIWDVHNWLFGTPTGNAVFMFQTCMSTDKLLPWSSSQILGDSQLRGLGFSLILHAWRNE
- the LOC120277004 gene encoding uncharacterized protein LOC120277004 isoform X2; protein product: MGQALSVSIDDSSNQCISKVDIKPWLFSKRKGSKSLEADNCKVDIFWDLSTAKFGASPEPLEAFFVAVTFDLEMVLLIGDLIKEAYRKTNASPPPSNAVLVAKKEHIFGKKFYCTKAQFCDNGQVHDIAIECETIGLKEPSLEIRIDKKRVMQVKRLSWKFRGNQTILIDGLPVEVIWDVHNWLFGTPTGNAVFMFQTCMSTDKLLPWSSSQILGDSQLRGLGFSLILHAWRNE